A stretch of the Notolabrus celidotus isolate fNotCel1 chromosome 3, fNotCel1.pri, whole genome shotgun sequence genome encodes the following:
- the dhx38 gene encoding LOW QUALITY PROTEIN: pre-mRNA-splicing factor ATP-dependent RNA helicase PRP16 (The sequence of the model RefSeq protein was modified relative to this genomic sequence to represent the inferred CDS: inserted 1 base in 1 codon), translated as MDDDVSMHRLEGTDPAAQVGGLIVKKKSAAAEPHVFRAPTPRTSLLGLDLLAAQKRKERESKEQAEGGGDDRNSKKSKVTSYKDWEEGKSDSGSDEEDDDDKNKNDKKESLSNRKYRVTGSETPSNPGGVSEEFRRKNQQREKDRREHGVYASSKEDKNRDKERERSRDKGRDRRSERDEREGSRSRGSSSGSSSERGERSERSQREGWSDRISRGTKREEPQSPQNRPRDSSTPSRSNWEEDDSGYASSRHSQWESPSPALSSRESDRSERSHRSGRESERRDRSVRGRYPDDTPLPTPSYKYNEWANDRKHLGSTPRLSQGKGRKEDGEGGITFDNEDEKEQWQEDQKQADRDWYMMDEGYDEFHNPFTTTSEEYVKKREQILQKQXSKRISAQKRQINEDNERWETNRMLTSGVVQRLEVDEDFEEDNAAKVHLLVHNLVPPFLDGRIVFTKQPEPIIPVKDATSDMAIISRKGSQLVRKHREQKERKKAQHKHWELAGTKLGDIMGIKKTEEADTPGGKPVGEDGKVDYRAEQKFADHMKEKSEASSDFAKKKTLLEQRQYLPIFAVRQQLLNIIRDNSIVIVVGETGSGKTTQLTQYLHEDGYTSYGMVGCTQPRRVAAMSVAKRVSEEIGTNLGEEVGYAIRFEDCTSEKTLIKYMTDGILLRESLRESDLDHYSAVIMDEAHERSLNTDVLFGLLREVVSRRTDLKLIVTSATMDSDKFAAFFGNVPIFNIPGRTFPVDILFSKTPQEDYVEAAVKQALQIHLSGLMGDILIFMPGQEDIEVTSDQIIERLEDLENAPALAVLPIYSQLPSDLQAKIFQKAPDGVRKCIVATNIAETSLTVDGIMFVVDAGYCKLKVFNPRIGMDALQVYPISQANANQRSGRAGRTGPGQCYRLYTQSAYKNEMLTTTIPEIQRTNLANVVLLLKSLGVQDLLQFHFMDPPPEDNMLNSMYQLWILGALDNTGALTPTGRLMVEFPLDPALSKMLIVSCDMGCSADILIIVSMLSVPAIFYRPKGREEESDQVREKFSVPESDHLTYLNVYMQWKNNNYSSAWCNEHFIHTKAMRKVREVRSQLKDIMVQQRMNLVSCGSDWDIIRKCICAAYFHQAAKLKGIGEYVNVRTGMPCHLHPTSSLFGMGYTPDYIIYHELVMTTKEYMQCVTAVDGEWLAELGPMFYSIKHAGRSRQENRRRAKEEITNMEEEMSLAEEQLRARRDEQERKNTGSVRGVRICTPGRKDEAPMTPRRTPARFGL; from the exons ATGGATGACGATGTATCCATGCACAGGCTAGAGGGGACGGACCCAGCTGCTCAAGTCGGTGGACTGAtagtgaagaagaagagtgctGCTGCAGAGCCCCATGTTTTTCGAGCACCTACTCCTCGCACCTCCTTGCTCGGTTTGGATCTGCTGGCAGCCCAGAAAAGAAAGGAGCGTGAGAGTAAGGAACAGGCTGAGGGTGGCGGGGATGACAGAAATTCAAAGAAGTCAAAGGTTACCTCCTACAAGGACTGGGAGGAGGGGAAAAGTGACTCTGGATctgatgaggaggatgatgatgataagaataaaaatgataagAAGGAGAG TCTGTCCAACAGAAAGTATCGTGTGACTGGCTCAGAGACTCCCTCAAACCCTGGAGGTGTCAGTGAGGAGTTCCGACGCAAaaaccagcagagagagaaagacagacgaGAGCATGGAGTCTACGCCTCCTCCAAAGAGGACAAgaacagagacaaagaaagagaaaggagcaGAGATAAAGGAAGAGACCGAAGAAGTGAAAGAG ATGAGCGTGAAGGTAGCAGAAGCcgtggcagcagcagcggcagttcttcagagaggggagagaggagtgagCGCTCTCAGAGGGAGGGCTGGTCCGATCGCATCAGCCGAGGGACTAAGAGAGAGGAACCTCAGTCACCACAGAATCGCCCCAGAG ATTCTTCCACACCCTCACGCTCAAACTGGGAGGAGGATGACAGCGGTTACGCCAGCTCACGGCACTCTCAGTGGGAGTCTCCGTCTCCAGCTCTGTCTAGCAGAGAGTCTGACCGGTCAGAGCGCAGCCATCGCTCTGGccgagagagtgagagaagagaCAG GTCAGTTAGAGGCCGATACCCTGATGACACACCCCTGCCTACCCCGTCATACAAGTACAACGAGTGGGCCAATGACAGAAAGCATTTGGGTTCTACACCTCGTTTGTCACAAGGAAAAG GCAGGAAAGAGGACGGTGAGGGAGGAATCACCTTTGATAATGAGGACGAGAAAGAGCAGTGGCAGGAGGACCAGAAG CAAGCTGACAGGGACTGGTACATGATGGATGAAGGTTACGACGAGTTCCACAACCCGTTCACTACGACCTCTGAAGAATatgtgaagaagagagagcagatcCTTCAGAAGC ACTCAAAGAGAATTTCTGCCCAGAAACGACAGATCAATGAG GATAACGAGCGGTGGGAGACCAACCGTATGCTGACCAGTGGTGTGGTGCAGAGGTTGGAGGTGGATGAAGACTTTGAAGAAGACAATGCAGCTAAAGTTCACCTGCTAGTTCACAACCTGGTTCCTCCCTTTCTGGATGGGAGAATAGTTTTCACAAAGCAG CCAGAGCCGATCATCCCTGTGAAAGATGCCACTTCTGACATGGCCATCATCTCTCGTAAAGGCAGCCAGCTTGTCCGAAAACATCGTGAGCAGAAAGAGCGCAAGAAG GCGCAGCACAAACACTGGGAGCTGGCAGGCACCAAGTTGGGAGATATCATGGGGATCAAGAAGACAGAGGAAGCAGACACGCCTGGGGGCAAACCAGTTGGTGAGGATGGAAAAGTGGACTACAG AGCCGAGCAGAAATTCGCAGACCACATGAAAGAAAAGTCTGAGGCCAGCAGTGATTTTGCTAAGAAGAAGACTCTTCTGGAGCAGAGGCAGTACCTGCCCATTTTTGCAGTTAGACAGCAACTTCTGAACATCATCAG GGACAACAGCATTGTGATCGTTGTTGGAGAGACAGGCAGTGGAAAGACCACTCAGCTGACTCAGTACCTGCATGAGGATGGTTACACGAGCTACGGCATGGTGGGTTGTACGCAGCCCCGAAGAGTAGCTGCCATGAGTGTGGCCAAGAGAGTCAGTGAAGAGATCGGCACTAACCTGGGAGAGGAG gtgGGCTATGCGATCCGTTTTGAGGACTGCACATCAGAGAAAACCCTGATAAAGTACATGACTGATGGTATTCTGCTCAGGGAGTCACTGAGAGAGTCAGACTTGGACCACTACAGTGCTGTTATCATGGACGAAGCCCACGAACGCTCTCTGAATACTGATGTGTTGTTTGGCCTGCTGCGTGAG GTTGTATCTCGACGTACTGACTTGAAGCTTATAGTTACTTCTGCGACCATGGACTCTGACAAGTTTGCTGCATTTTTCGGCAACGTCCCCATATTTAACATTCCAGGGAGAACATTTCCAGTAGACATCTTGTTCAGTAAG ACTCCTCAAGAGGACTACGTGGAGGCAGCAGTGAAGCAGGCCCTGCAGATCCACCTCAGTGGGTTGATGGGAGACATCCTCATCTTTATGCCTGGGCAGGAGGACATTGAG GTGACCTCTGATCAGATTATTGAGCGGCTGGAGGACTTGGAGAACGCTCCTGCTCTGGCAGTGCTGCCCATCTACTCTCAACTGCCCTCTGACCTCCAGGCCAAGATCTTTCAGAAG GCTCCAGACGGTGTGAGGAAATGCATTGTTGCTACAAACATCGCTGAGACCTCTCTCACTGTGGATGGAATCATGTTTGTCGTTGATGCAGGATACTGCAAACTGAAG GTGTTCAATCCTCGCATTGGAATGGATGCTCTGCAGGTTTATCCCATCAGCCAGGCTAATGCTAACCAGCGTTCTGGCCGTGCAGGTCGTACAGGACCAGGGCAGTGCTACAG GCTCTACACTCAGAGTGCTTATAAGAATGAGATGCTCACTACCACCATACCTGAGATCCAGAGGACCAACCTGGCCAACGTAGTCCTGCTGCTGAAGTCTCTGGGTGTTCAGGATCTGCTCCAGTTCCACTTCATGGATCCACCGCCTGAGGACAACATGCTAAACTCCATGTACCAGCTCTGGATCCTGGGAGCTTTAGACAACACAG GTGCTTTGACACCAACAGGACGTCTGATGGTGGAGTTTCCTCTTGACCCCGCCCTCTCAAAGATGCTGATTGTGTCCTGTGACATGGGCTGCAGTGCTGACATCCTTATAATTGTGTCAATGCTGTCTGTGCCGGCCATCTTCTACAGACCAAAG GGTCGTGAGGAAGAGAGCGACCAGGTGAGGGAGAAGTTCTCAGTCCCAGAGAGCGACCATCTCACCTACCTGAACGTCTACATGCAGTGGAAGAACAACAACTACTCCAGTGCGTGGTGCAATGAGCACTTCATCCACACCAAGGCTATGCGCAAG GTGCGTGAGGTGCGTTCCCAGCTGAAGGACATCATGGTACAGCAGAGGATGAACCTTGTATCCTGTGGGTCAGACTGGGACATCATCAGGAAGTGCATCTGTGCTGCTTACTTCCACCAGGCTGCCAAGCTCAAG GGCATCGGCGAGTATGTGAACGTGAGGACAGGCATGCCCTGTCACCTCCATCCCACCAGCTCCCTGTTTGGCATGGGCTACACCCCAGACTACATCATTTACCACGAGCTCGTCATGACAACCAAG GAGTACATGCAGTGTGTGACCGCCGTGGACGGAGAGTGGCTGGCAGAGCTGGGGCCGATGTTTTACAGCATCAAACATGCAGGAAGGAGCAGACAG GAGAACCGTCGCCGCGCCAAGGAGGAGATCaccaacatggaggaggagatgtccCTCGCTGAAGAGCAGCTGCGAGCGCGTCGAGACGAGCAGGAGAGGAAGAACACTGGCAGTGTTCG